The region GCACGGAGCCGATCATGACGAACCGAACCCTGCCGTGGGAACCACCGAACAAGCAGGACATCGAGGCATTACCGGTAGGCACATGGTGGGACGCCATCTCCGCGCCCACCGCAGTCGCGGACCGTGCCCTGGATCTGCTCGGCGACCGATCCGGTGCCGTCATCCAGGACGACACCTACGGCAAGACGTACTGGCTGATCGGAGTCGACACCGCCCGTAGCTGGTGCATCCGGCAGGTCCGCGTCCTTACCGAACTCGCCGACGAAGGCACCCTCCTCGGTGTGCCGCCCGCCTCCTGGGTTACTGGCCACTCCCTGTACTGGCGGGTGCCCTTCCGTCTCGACCGCTGTCTCACCGACACCCAGCCGCTTCGCGACGCCTTGGCCCAGGCCGCCAGGGAGATCCTCGGCCCGAAACCGGACGGCCGGCAGCTCTGCTATCGCTGCCAACTGCCCACCGACGAGCCGGTCCCGGTCGCCATCGAGCACAGCGGCAGCGTCGCCGGCCGCACCGTCTACGCCTGCCCCACCCACGCCCGGGACTACCCGGCCGACGCCGTGACCCAGGCGGCCGCCATGCGCCGCGCCCTCGACCGAGGCAGGACCCGATGGCGGCCCCCGAACCCATCGCCGACCCGCACGTCAATGGGCCGTGGCGGGCAGCCCTCGACCACGCCGCGGGCTGCCCGGCTTGCCGGACGCCCGGCGCCATCTGCTCGGAGGGTGAGCGGCTGTTGCGCGCCCATGAGGAGGCTGCGCGGCGGGCCCGGTCAAGGGATGCCGGATGAGGCACCGCCGTAAGCCCCCGGCCGTGCGGGAACGGGGCTCAGGCGGCCCCGGCCGGCTCCCGGAACCACCGTGACTCGTGGGAGCTAAGCCGCCTTGGGTCGCGCCGCACACATGCTCGAAGCGGGTCCCGGTGCATCCTCGAGCAGGAAGATCTCGTCTTCCCCGAAGTCCGGGGCCTGGAACGGGTCTGTCGTCGGAAGCGGCAATGCTGCTGCGGTGGAACAGCGGGGTTGCCCTTCCGGAGCCGAGAACAGCGAGGTGAGATCGATGAGAGGTCTCTCTTTCGTTACAGGTTCCCGAAGGGGCCTGGCGTGCCGTGACCGGGCACAGCGGACGCTACAGCTTGGTCATCTTGGCGTACGGGCTCAAGATCCGCATTTGCGACGAGCCGAAATCCACGAGGACCGCGATTCCGTCCTCGATGCCGATCACCCGGCCGAGGCCGTAGATGTCGTGTGTGACCTGGTCGCCCACGGCGAAGTGCTTGGGGGCTGGTGTGGCCGGCGCCTTGAAGGGGCTGGTGGGCAGATGACGCTTCGATGCGGCAGGTTTTGTCATTGGCCCCCCAGTATGCGCCTACGTCTGTCCGGTTCGCTGCGGCTGTCCATGTCCCCTGCACAGCATAGACCCGGACGGCAACAACCGTTTTGGCGGCGAGGTTGGGCGATCAAGGGTCTGACCTGCGGACTCTCCACCTTGAGCGGAACTCCTCGCGTACACCACTTCGTATCCCAATTCCTACTGAGTCCCCGCCCGTTCTGACACGATAATGCGCAGATGCGCTGATGCTCCGGGAGCGACCCCTGGGGGGCGCTTGGGGCGGCCCGCACCCGGGTTCGCGCTGTTCGTCCCGGGTGCTGGGCGGCGGTCGGCTGCCTGCGCCGTGCTACGCGACCTCGGCGAGGATCCGTTCCACTTCGCGGGAGAGGGGCTGGAAGACCTCGAAGAGGCCGATGGTGTGCAGGGCGGGGGCGAGTTCCCGCATCTGGGTGACGACGGCTGTGTGCTCGGGGGTGCCCTCGGTGAGGTCGTTCAGTCGTATGGCATTGCTGACGAACGCGGCCACCGAACCCTTGCGGACGGTCATCCCGTTGATCGCGGTCGAGTCGATGCCCTCGGGCAGGACGTCTTCGGGGCGTACGGCGGGCTGGTGCTGGTGCGAGAGCGGGACCGCACCGTCACCACCCGCTACGCGACCCGCTTGCAGGAGGCCGGGCTGATCGACCGTCGCCCCGACCCTGCTGATGCCCGTGCCACCAGGCTGGTCCTCACCGTTGCGGGAGAGCGGGCGGTCGCGGCGCTGCGAGGGGCGCTGGAATCCGTTCTGGCCGAGGAGATGGCGACGTGGCTGCCGGGTGAGGCCGCCGCCTTCGCCATGCGCCTGGAGCGTCTGACGGAGTCCCTCGCTCAGAGTGAAGCGGATCGTTCACGCTGATGCGGGTGACGGGCGGACCGCCGCGTACCTGACCGGGATTCCGGCGGGCGCGTCACGTCGGCCTGGCGGCCGCCCGGACGTCGAGATGCGCGCCGGTCCTGTTCAGGATCTCGTCGGTGGAGACGCCCGGGGCGGCCTCGGCGAGGACCAGGCCGCGTTCCGTAACGTCGATCACGCCCAGGTCGGTGATGACGCGCTGGACGCACCGTTTGCCCGTGAGGGGGAGCGCGCAGTCCTCGACGATCTTCGGACTGCCGTCCTTGGCCGTATGGTCCATCAGGACGAGGACGCGCCGGGCTCCGCGAACGAGGTCCATGGCGCCGCCCATCCCTTTGATCATCTTCCCGGGGATGGTCCAGTTCGCGAGATCTCTGGTGGCCCGCATCAAGATGATCACCATGAACGCCACAGCGATCGCCCGGGCCGACCGGACATTCTCTCTGCCGCCCTCCGCCGCCGACGGCCCGCTCCAGTCCAGGAGACGCCGACGTGCCGCTGAGGCGGTCGGCCGGGCCGGCGGTGGCGAAGGCGGCTTCCACCCGCCGCACCCGGTCCGGGACCTGAGTCTCGGAACTCAGCAGAGTAGTCGGACGGCGCACAGAAGTGCGGGACCCGGTGAGTGGGTCCCGCCCTTCTACGTCGTTGCGGTCAGGAGCTCATGGCCGCGGTTCGGACCAGGTGGCTCACTCGGGGTCTTTGACGTCGTCGTCGGACTGGAGCCTTTGTGTGGGGGGCGGGTCAACGGTGGCGGTGGGGTTGGTGCAGCCGGGGACGCTGCCTTCGGGGGCGCAGTTGTCCGGGGTGTTGTCGATGACCTTGGTGTTGGTGAGCGTCACCTGACCCGATTGGTTGTCGATGCCGCCGCCGGCGGTGATCGCCGTGTTACGTGTGACCAGGCTGTCGACCAGGGTGGCGGTGGCGGCGGGGGAGAAGTTTGAGAGGCCCGCGCCTCTCACCGCGATGTTGTCCTTGAGAGTGGTCGACTTCAGGTTCAGGGTGGAGGTGTTCACGTTGCGGATGCCGCCACCCTCAATGCCGGTGTTGCCCCTGACCGATACGGACTCCAGGGACGCGGTACCCAGTTGGTTCTCAAAACCGCCACCATTGCTGGTGACCGCCCGGTTCTTGAGCAGGGAGCCGTGCTTCATCGTCGCTGTGCCGTTACCGGTGTTGAGGACTCCGCCGCCGAAGCTGGCCGCGCGGTTGCGCTCGACCGTGGTGCGGTCGAGGTTGAGCTGCCCACCGTTGTTGGAGACGCCACCACCGGTAACCGCGAAGTTGTCCTTGAAGGCAGCGTCGTTCAGGTTCAGTGTGCCCCGCTCGTTGAGGGCTCCGCCGCCAGAGTTGCTGCTGACGCCGCCGCTGACCGTGAGCGACTTCAGCGTGAGTGTGCCACCGGACACCACGTGGAAGATGCGGAAGCTTTCCGTGGCGTCCGGGTCGCGTCGGATGGTGGAGCCGTTGCCGGAGATGGTCACCTCCCCGGTGATCTCAGGGAGCCCATCGTCCGGGTTGTCCGGCGTGGTCAGTGTGTAGGTGCAGCGGGGCGCGAGGGTGATGCGGGCACCGCTGGTGTTGGCCTGGTCGATCGCGTC is a window of Streptomyces violaceusniger Tu 4113 DNA encoding:
- a CDS encoding MarR family winged helix-turn-helix transcriptional regulator — translated: MLVRERDRTVTTRYATRLQEAGLIDRRPDPADARATRLVLTVAGERAVAALRGALESVLAEEMATWLPGEAAAFAMRLERLTESLAQSEADRSR